A section of the Quatrionicoccus australiensis genome encodes:
- a CDS encoding HAMP domain-containing sensor histidine kinase — protein sequence MGRLFWKFFLFVWLAQLAGILGVGLVFWLEHRRTDQMVDSGRPVSMQESPPHLGALHRPPPDFGRLPPPGEHPVPPPGEFRIPFVPALATLLASLVCAFALAWYFAKPIRFLREAFDAAAEGDLDIRIGRRMGGRDDELVDLARDFDHMTERLRALMEGQKNLLHDVSHEIRSPLARLQAAIGLARQQPSRMGDSLDRIEREGERINQLVGELLTLSRLEAGVVGALENVDMGELLVGIVEDARFEGVARGVEIDFVAGEMVEVRANAELLHRAIENIIRNALRFSPEGGRVLVKAGLEGDCFGFSIADQGPGVPEADLEAIFAPFFREGGQGSGGGYGLGLAIAKRVLVAINGSIVASNGEAGGLVVKVVLRV from the coding sequence GTGGGACGCCTCTTCTGGAAGTTCTTCCTGTTTGTCTGGCTGGCTCAACTGGCTGGTATTCTCGGGGTTGGGCTGGTTTTCTGGTTGGAGCACCGCCGGACAGATCAGATGGTCGACTCTGGCAGACCCGTGTCCATGCAAGAGTCGCCTCCGCATCTTGGTGCTTTGCACAGGCCTCCTCCTGACTTCGGGCGACTTCCTCCGCCGGGCGAGCATCCCGTCCCGCCGCCGGGTGAGTTCCGCATTCCGTTTGTTCCCGCATTGGCGACTTTGCTCGCCAGTCTGGTTTGTGCGTTCGCTCTCGCTTGGTATTTCGCCAAACCCATCCGTTTTTTGCGCGAGGCCTTTGATGCTGCGGCCGAGGGTGATCTCGATATCCGTATCGGGCGGCGCATGGGGGGGCGGGATGATGAACTGGTTGATCTGGCCCGTGATTTTGACCATATGACGGAGCGTTTGCGTGCGCTTATGGAAGGGCAGAAGAACCTGCTACATGATGTTTCGCATGAAATACGTTCTCCTCTGGCCCGCCTTCAGGCTGCCATCGGCCTGGCTCGGCAGCAGCCTTCTCGGATGGGGGATTCGCTTGATCGTATCGAGCGAGAGGGGGAACGGATCAATCAACTGGTTGGCGAATTGCTGACATTGTCACGTCTTGAGGCTGGGGTGGTTGGGGCGCTTGAAAATGTTGATATGGGTGAATTGCTCGTTGGTATTGTTGAAGATGCCCGGTTTGAAGGAGTTGCACGGGGAGTCGAGATAGATTTTGTGGCGGGGGAGATGGTTGAGGTCAGAGCCAATGCCGAGTTGTTGCACCGGGCCATTGAAAACATTATTCGCAATGCCTTGCGTTTCTCGCCTGAGGGCGGGAGGGTGTTGGTCAAGGCTGGGTTGGAGGGAGATTGTTTCGGGTTTTCGATTGCGGATCAGGGGCCCGGTGTTCCGGAGGCTGATCTTGAGGCAATCTTTGCCCCGTTCTTTCGTGAAGGTGGACAGGGTTCAGGTGGCGGTTACGGATTGGGGCTGGCAATCGCGAAGAGAGTGCTGGTAGCGATCAATGGCTCAATAGTCGCAAGTAATGGAGAGGCTGGCGGCTTGGTGGTCAAGGTGGTTTTGCGAGTGTAG
- a CDS encoding response regulator transcription factor: MNPGTHILLVDDDVELSGMLRDYLIQDGFAATAVNDGESGVAEALSGKYAIVVLDVMMPRVNGVEALRRIRAGSTIPVLMLTAKGDDMDRIVGLELGADDYVPKPCLPRELAARLRAILRRTQFPGEAASGAPLVIGALSVLSEQRRVEWAGAPVELTSTEFNLLEILARHAGRPVSKSDLSEQALGRPLARYDRSIDVHLSSIRHKLGVLLDGRSCIQTVYRQGYQLLRE; encoded by the coding sequence ATGAATCCGGGCACCCATATCTTGCTGGTCGACGATGATGTCGAGCTTTCAGGCATGTTGCGTGACTACCTGATCCAGGATGGTTTCGCTGCGACGGCGGTAAATGACGGTGAGAGCGGTGTGGCAGAAGCCCTCTCCGGAAAATATGCGATTGTCGTGCTTGATGTGATGATGCCTCGTGTCAATGGCGTTGAGGCTTTGCGGCGCATCCGGGCGGGCAGCACGATTCCGGTGTTGATGCTGACGGCCAAGGGGGATGACATGGATCGTATTGTCGGCCTTGAACTTGGGGCTGATGACTATGTGCCGAAGCCCTGTCTTCCTCGTGAATTGGCTGCCCGCTTGCGCGCCATCTTGCGGCGCACGCAATTTCCTGGTGAGGCTGCATCCGGTGCCCCTCTGGTGATTGGCGCCTTGAGTGTTCTTTCCGAGCAGCGTCGGGTCGAGTGGGCTGGTGCCCCCGTCGAGCTGACCAGTACCGAATTCAACCTGCTGGAGATTCTGGCCAGACATGCAGGTCGACCGGTCAGCAAGAGTGACTTGTCAGAGCAGGCGCTTGGGCGCCCTTTGGCTCGCTATGATCGAAGCATTGATGTTCACCTGTCGAGCATTCGGCACAAGCTCGGGGTCCTGCTTGACGGTCGCTCCTGTATCCAGACCGTCTATCGGCAAGGTTATCAACTGCTGCGTGAGTAA
- a CDS encoding EF-hand domain-containing protein produces the protein MVSSISSSTTSISQLFAKLDSKSQGYIEKSDLLSAFSQINSGSSDSSGVDDVFAALDSDSDGKVTESEFSTTLTKLQEELDSQLNEMRMNGFGGTQGSNGMAGMPPPPPPQDDSGFSKDELTSQLDEIGSTDSERASFISNIVSNFETADADGDGKVTFAEAQSYNSDSNSTSATSDSATGSTSSASASNSEAQVMMKILQLMHAYGSSDQDQQNTTASSLLSVSA, from the coding sequence ATGGTCAGCAGCATCAGTAGCAGCACCACATCCATCAGCCAGTTATTCGCCAAGCTGGACAGCAAAAGCCAGGGATATATCGAGAAAAGCGATCTGCTCTCGGCATTTAGCCAGATCAACTCGGGCAGCAGCGACAGCTCAGGCGTTGACGATGTCTTTGCAGCACTCGACAGCGACAGCGATGGCAAGGTCACCGAAAGCGAATTTTCGACCACTCTCACCAAGTTGCAGGAAGAACTGGACAGCCAGCTCAACGAAATGCGCATGAACGGCTTTGGCGGCACCCAGGGCAGCAACGGCATGGCAGGCATGCCACCGCCCCCGCCGCCGCAAGACGACAGCGGCTTTAGCAAAGATGAGTTGACCAGTCAGCTCGACGAAATCGGCAGCACTGACAGCGAACGCGCCAGCTTCATCTCCAATATCGTCAGCAACTTCGAAACAGCCGATGCCGACGGCGATGGCAAGGTGACCTTTGCCGAAGCACAGAGCTACAACAGCGACTCGAACAGCACCTCGGCAACGAGCGACAGCGCCACCGGCAGCACATCAAGTGCATCGGCGAGCAACAGCGAAGCCCAGGTCATGATGAAAATACTGCAACTGATGCACGCCTACGGCAGTTCGGATCAGGACCAGCAGAACACGACAGCTAGCAGCCTGCTTTCGGTTTCAGCCTGA
- a CDS encoding cytochrome c, translating to MQRNKILIFGLLCSFLAACGEPADTHPGQPVTHRRQAFGQMLNAFEPMGQQLRKGQYKPDQFLVHAKALDAAKNGPWQYFGPDTNYPPTHATAKVWREPASFERERQAFLVATEHLLAAAESRDLKRVSAAYEAVHEQCRSCHKVFKD from the coding sequence ATGCAACGCAACAAAATTCTGATTTTCGGGCTGCTTTGCTCTTTTCTGGCGGCCTGTGGTGAGCCTGCCGACACGCATCCGGGGCAGCCGGTCACTCATCGCCGACAGGCTTTCGGGCAGATGCTCAATGCCTTTGAACCGATGGGGCAGCAGTTGCGCAAGGGACAATACAAGCCTGACCAGTTCCTTGTGCATGCCAAGGCGCTGGATGCAGCCAAGAATGGGCCGTGGCAATATTTCGGGCCGGACACCAACTATCCGCCAACGCATGCCACGGCAAAGGTCTGGCGTGAGCCGGCAAGTTTCGAGCGCGAACGGCAGGCCTTTCTGGTCGCCACGGAGCATTTGCTGGCGGCCGCAGAGAGTCGTGATCTGAAAAGGGTGAGTGCCGCTTACGAGGCCGTGCATGAGCAGTGCCGCAGCTGTCACAAGGTGTTCAAGGACTAA
- a CDS encoding sigma-54 interaction domain-containing protein, translating to MTAHFLSELISFLDGLPEPRIIMDGEYRIIAANTAYLKEFGGGEPIAGRCCYEVSHHFSMPCDQAGESCPLKQSLEAGAPQRVLHLHHTPRGEEHVDVETTPIRDDQGQVVYFVETMRIVRQASSRAAAQGLVGRSPAFVGMLEKVLRVANSNASVLLLGETGTGKELVAQAIHEASAREDGPFVAVDCAGMTETLFESELFGYEKGAFTGANHRKQGLVEAASGGTLFLDEIGELPLALQVKLLRLLETGTYRRVGGLDWLPANFRLIAATHRDLRSMVQAETFRRDLYFRINTFPIHTPALHERVEDIPLLAASLLERVDRKPRRQLTPAALAWLSSRRFSGNIRELRNLIERATLLADGDKIDLPHLTEMADDVAPAPVDSSAGFKLSAVIELAELEMRYIAWAEAQMPGDPGLLASLLGVSQRTLYRKLKDARAH from the coding sequence ATGACGGCACATTTTCTCAGCGAATTGATTTCCTTCCTCGATGGCCTGCCCGAGCCGCGCATCATCATGGATGGAGAATACCGCATCATCGCGGCCAATACCGCCTACTTGAAGGAATTCGGGGGGGGCGAGCCGATTGCCGGGCGCTGCTGTTATGAGGTGTCGCATCACTTCAGCATGCCTTGCGATCAAGCCGGCGAGTCCTGCCCGCTCAAGCAGAGCCTTGAGGCCGGCGCGCCGCAGCGTGTGTTGCATTTGCATCACACGCCGCGGGGCGAAGAGCACGTTGATGTCGAAACCACGCCGATCCGCGACGACCAGGGACAGGTCGTCTATTTTGTCGAGACGATGCGCATTGTTCGCCAGGCGAGCAGTCGGGCTGCAGCTCAGGGCCTGGTTGGGCGTTCCCCCGCGTTTGTCGGCATGCTGGAGAAGGTCCTGCGTGTCGCCAATTCCAATGCGTCGGTCTTGTTGCTGGGCGAGACGGGGACCGGCAAGGAGTTGGTGGCACAAGCCATTCACGAAGCGAGTGCGCGGGAGGATGGGCCCTTTGTCGCGGTCGACTGCGCCGGAATGACCGAAACGCTGTTCGAGAGCGAGTTGTTCGGCTATGAAAAAGGTGCTTTTACCGGCGCGAATCATCGCAAGCAGGGGCTGGTTGAAGCGGCCAGCGGCGGTACGCTGTTTCTTGATGAAATCGGCGAGTTGCCCCTTGCGCTGCAGGTCAAGCTGCTGCGTCTGCTGGAAACGGGAACTTACCGGCGGGTTGGCGGGTTGGACTGGTTGCCCGCGAATTTCCGCCTGATCGCGGCGACCCACCGCGATTTGCGCAGCATGGTTCAAGCCGAGACATTTCGCCGCGATCTCTATTTCCGCATCAATACCTTCCCGATTCACACGCCGGCTCTGCATGAGCGGGTCGAAGACATTCCCCTGCTGGCAGCGTCGCTGCTCGAGCGAGTCGATCGCAAGCCGCGTCGGCAGCTGACGCCTGCTGCGCTGGCCTGGCTGTCCAGTCGTCGTTTCAGTGGAAACATTCGCGAACTGCGCAATCTGATCGAGCGTGCCACACTGCTCGCCGACGGTGACAAGATTGATCTGCCGCATCTGACCGAAATGGCCGATGATGTCGCTCCGGCGCCGGTCGACTCCAGTGCCGGCTTCAAATTGAGTGCGGTGATCGAACTGGCAGAGCTGGAGATGCGCTACATTGCCTGGGCTGAAGCGCAAATGCCCGGCGATCCTGGTCTGCTGGCCAGTTTGTTGGGGGTCAGTCAGCGCACCCTGTACCGCAAGCTGAAAGACGCCAGGGCTCATTAG
- the ccoG gene encoding cytochrome c oxidase accessory protein CcoG: MNQPADKTEEMKPTGVSFYEKRKKIFAKGVRGYFDNWRVALVLLTQVIFYGGLWLEWNGRQALLLHLVERKFYIFGVVFWPQDVIYLATLLIVSAYALFLVTAIAGRLFCGYACPQTVYTQMFMWIENWVEGERNQRIKLDKEPMSARKLRIRATKHGLWLLLSLWTGFTLVGYFTPVSELIENVRTNNLGSWEIFWIFFYGGFTYLMAGFMREQVCKYMCPYARFQSVMFDPDTLIITYDPERGEQRGARKKGVDAKAAGLGDCIDCGLCVQVCPTGIDIRNGLQYECIGCAACIDVCDQVMDKVNLPRGLIRYSTENALARHLTRKEILAHIVRPRILLYTAILVLITGLATWFLAHRIPLKVDIIRDRSTLAREADDGSIENVFTLQIMNTEEQPHRYKVVVDGLDGIKITGTGDVEVPAATLQSFMTVISVPPEAGQKGANPIHFEIVAQENPDIKVREKASFMMP; the protein is encoded by the coding sequence ATGAATCAACCTGCCGACAAGACAGAAGAAATGAAACCGACCGGGGTTTCCTTCTACGAAAAACGTAAAAAAATCTTCGCCAAAGGGGTGCGCGGCTACTTCGACAACTGGCGTGTCGCGCTCGTTCTCCTGACCCAGGTCATCTTCTACGGTGGCCTGTGGCTGGAATGGAACGGTCGCCAGGCACTCCTGCTGCACCTTGTCGAACGCAAGTTCTACATCTTCGGCGTCGTCTTCTGGCCGCAGGACGTCATTTACCTGGCGACCCTGCTGATCGTCTCGGCTTACGCGCTGTTCCTGGTCACCGCCATCGCCGGGCGACTGTTCTGCGGCTACGCCTGCCCGCAAACGGTTTACACGCAGATGTTCATGTGGATCGAGAACTGGGTCGAAGGCGAGCGCAATCAGCGCATCAAGCTCGACAAGGAACCGATGAGCGCCCGCAAGCTGCGCATCCGCGCCACCAAGCACGGCCTGTGGCTGCTGCTGTCGCTGTGGACTGGCTTCACGCTGGTGGGTTACTTCACGCCGGTCAGCGAACTGATCGAGAACGTGCGTACCAACAATCTCGGCTCTTGGGAAATCTTCTGGATCTTCTTCTACGGCGGCTTCACCTACCTGATGGCCGGCTTCATGCGCGAACAGGTATGCAAGTACATGTGCCCGTACGCCCGCTTCCAGAGTGTGATGTTCGACCCGGATACGCTGATCATCACCTACGATCCGGAGCGCGGCGAGCAGCGTGGCGCCCGCAAGAAGGGCGTTGATGCCAAGGCGGCCGGTCTCGGCGACTGCATCGATTGCGGCTTGTGCGTCCAGGTCTGCCCGACCGGCATCGACATCCGCAACGGCCTGCAATACGAGTGCATCGGTTGCGCCGCCTGTATCGACGTCTGCGACCAGGTCATGGACAAGGTCAACCTGCCGCGCGGCCTGATCCGCTACTCCACCGAGAATGCCCTGGCCCGTCACCTGACGCGCAAGGAAATCCTCGCCCATATCGTGCGGCCGCGCATCCTGCTCTATACCGCGATCCTGGTGCTGATCACCGGCCTCGCCACCTGGTTCCTGGCGCACCGCATCCCGCTCAAGGTCGACATCATTCGCGACCGCTCGACGCTGGCCCGCGAGGCCGACGACGGCAGCATCGAAAACGTCTTCACGCTGCAGATCATGAACACCGAAGAGCAGCCGCATCGCTACAAGGTGGTGGTGGATGGCCTGGACGGCATCAAGATTACCGGCACCGGCGATGTCGAGGTCCCGGCGGCAACACTCCAGTCCTTCATGACCGTCATCAGCGTTCCGCCGGAAGCCGGTCAGAAGGGTGCCAATCCGATCCACTTCGAAATCGTCGCCCAGGAAAACCCGGACATCAAGGTTCGCGAAAAGGCCTCATTCATGATGCCCTGA
- a CDS encoding alpha/beta hydrolase has product MAAGVTLLNLAIRRGLAAPRLVSTAVPEGLPWQEVSVPTANGKNLFGCFIPGPSRAPALVVMHGWGGNAQTMLPLAAPLHGAGYTLLFLDARCHGRSDADSFASLPRFAEDIEAGLAWLQRLPGIDPVAYGLIGHSVGAGAALLAGTRQSTVTAIVSLAAFAHPAGMMRRWLAAMHIPYWPLGAYILAYVQRVIGYRFDDIAPSRSIARLFCPVLIVHGLADETVPFSEAQEIFAARATDLVELLPVPGSHDDYGDIDLHLPAMLLFLEAAFIPVVV; this is encoded by the coding sequence ATGGCGGCCGGCGTTACGCTGCTCAATTTGGCGATTCGCCGCGGCCTGGCCGCGCCGCGCCTCGTTTCCACGGCAGTACCGGAAGGCCTGCCATGGCAGGAGGTTTCGGTGCCGACGGCGAACGGGAAAAATCTGTTCGGCTGTTTTATCCCCGGCCCGAGTCGTGCACCGGCGTTGGTCGTCATGCATGGCTGGGGCGGCAATGCCCAGACCATGCTGCCGCTCGCTGCTCCGCTTCATGGGGCCGGTTACACGCTACTGTTTCTGGATGCGCGTTGTCACGGGCGCAGCGATGCCGACAGCTTCGCCTCGTTGCCGCGGTTTGCCGAAGACATCGAAGCCGGCTTGGCCTGGTTGCAGCGCCTGCCGGGTATTGATCCGGTCGCTTACGGTTTGATTGGGCATTCGGTCGGTGCGGGCGCTGCGCTTTTGGCCGGAACGCGGCAGTCGACCGTCACGGCAATCGTCAGCCTGGCGGCTTTTGCGCACCCGGCCGGCATGATGCGCCGCTGGCTGGCGGCAATGCATATTCCCTATTGGCCGCTTGGTGCGTACATCCTGGCTTATGTGCAGCGGGTCATCGGCTACCGTTTTGATGATATCGCGCCTTCGCGCAGCATCGCGCGGCTGTTCTGTCCGGTGCTGATTGTGCATGGCCTGGCCGATGAAACCGTTCCGTTCAGTGAGGCGCAGGAGATCTTTGCCGCGCGTGCGACGGATTTGGTCGAGCTACTGCCGGTTCCGGGCAGTCACGACGATTATGGCGATATTGATTTGCATCTGCCTGCGATGCTCCTTTTTCTCGAAGCGGCATTCATACCTGTGGTCGTGTAG
- a CDS encoding RNA-binding S4 domain-containing protein: MSIRFAVRGEYIQLDQLLKATGLCDSGGSAHAAIAEGRVKVDAAVDTRKRAKLRPGQTMTIGGETVELIAE, encoded by the coding sequence ATGAGCATCCGCTTTGCCGTGCGCGGCGAATACATTCAACTCGATCAACTGCTCAAGGCGACCGGTCTGTGCGATTCGGGCGGTTCGGCGCATGCCGCGATCGCCGAAGGCCGGGTCAAGGTCGATGCAGCGGTCGACACCCGCAAAAGGGCGAAATTGCGGCCGGGGCAGACGATGACGATAGGCGGCGAAACGGTCGAACTGATCGCCGAATAG
- a CDS encoding LutC/YkgG family protein, translated as MSAREEILGRVRAGVGKDDFAARRARAEALLAAPVRGPQPVLDGDLVQRFRAKAESLASSVDSVSASGDAPQAVARYLAAGGLGREAVLTGDLATLDWAASGLDVVVRPAVDADKVGISGCFCAIAETGTLLLLSGAATPATVSLLPETHIALVPVARIVATMEDAFALLRAERGSVPRALNFISGPSRTGDIEQTIVLGAHGPCRVHLILTGENS; from the coding sequence ATGAGCGCACGTGAGGAAATTCTCGGCCGGGTCCGGGCCGGTGTCGGCAAGGACGATTTCGCGGCGCGCCGGGCGCGCGCCGAGGCGCTGCTCGCGGCGCCGGTACGTGGACCGCAGCCGGTGCTCGATGGCGATCTGGTGCAGCGTTTCCGCGCCAAGGCGGAGAGCCTGGCGAGCAGCGTGGACAGCGTCTCCGCGTCAGGTGACGCGCCGCAGGCGGTGGCGCGCTATCTGGCGGCCGGCGGGCTGGGGCGCGAGGCAGTGCTGACCGGCGATCTGGCAACGCTCGACTGGGCGGCGAGTGGCCTCGACGTGGTCGTGCGGCCAGCGGTCGACGCCGATAAAGTGGGCATTTCCGGCTGCTTCTGCGCGATTGCCGAAACCGGCACGCTGCTCCTGCTATCGGGGGCGGCGACGCCGGCGACGGTCAGCCTGCTGCCGGAAACCCACATCGCGCTGGTGCCGGTGGCGCGCATCGTCGCCACCATGGAAGACGCCTTTGCCCTGCTGCGTGCCGAACGCGGCAGTGTGCCGCGCGCCCTCAATTTCATCTCCGGCCCGTCACGGACCGGCGACATCGAACAAACCATTGTCCTCGGTGCCCATGGGCCCTGCCGGGTGCATCTGATACTGACCGGAGAAAACTCATGA
- a CDS encoding D-2-hydroxyacid dehydrogenase, giving the protein MQRIVYLERDALVADVRRPDFAHTWTEYAKTAPGEVVERLAGASIAIINKCPLPAAAVDLLPELKMVAVAATGTNIVDLDACRARGIVVSNIRGYAEQTVPEHVFALLLALSRNLIAWRASLQAGRWQQSEQFCLFDHPIRDLHGATLGLIGAGSLGGGVARLAEAFGMRVLRAERKGASVVRPGYTAFATVLREADAISLHCPLNDETRHLLAVDELQAMKSSALLINTGRGGLVDEAALIRALREGWIAGAGFDVLTAEPPPADHPMLAPELLALPNFLLTPHVAWASRPAMQALADQLIDNIEAFVAGIPRNRVV; this is encoded by the coding sequence ATGCAGCGCATCGTCTACCTTGAGCGCGATGCGCTGGTCGCCGATGTTCGGCGGCCGGACTTCGCGCATACCTGGACCGAGTACGCCAAAACGGCGCCGGGCGAGGTCGTCGAGCGCCTGGCCGGGGCGAGCATCGCCATCATCAACAAGTGCCCCTTGCCGGCCGCAGCGGTCGACCTGCTGCCCGAGCTGAAAATGGTCGCGGTGGCGGCGACCGGCACCAATATTGTCGATCTCGATGCCTGCCGGGCGCGCGGCATCGTTGTCTCGAATATCCGTGGTTACGCCGAGCAGACCGTGCCCGAGCATGTCTTCGCGCTGCTCCTCGCCCTGTCGCGCAACCTGATTGCCTGGCGTGCTTCGCTGCAGGCCGGGCGCTGGCAGCAGTCGGAACAGTTCTGCCTGTTCGATCATCCGATCCGCGACCTGCACGGCGCGACACTCGGCCTGATCGGCGCCGGCAGCCTGGGCGGCGGGGTTGCCCGTCTGGCCGAAGCCTTTGGTATGCGCGTGCTGCGCGCCGAGCGCAAGGGGGCGAGCGTGGTGCGGCCCGGCTATACGGCGTTTGCCACGGTGCTGCGCGAGGCCGATGCGATTTCGCTGCATTGCCCGCTGAACGACGAAACGCGCCATCTCCTTGCGGTCGACGAGCTGCAGGCGATGAAATCGAGCGCCCTGCTGATCAACACCGGGCGCGGCGGGCTGGTCGACGAGGCGGCACTGATCCGCGCGCTGCGCGAAGGCTGGATTGCCGGCGCCGGTTTCGACGTGCTTACCGCCGAGCCGCCGCCCGCCGATCATCCGATGCTGGCGCCCGAACTGCTCGCATTGCCCAATTTCCTGCTGACGCCGCACGTTGCCTGGGCCAGTCGCCCGGCGATGCAAGCGCTGGCCGATCAGCTGATCGACAACATCGAAGCCTTCGTGGCGGGCATCCCAAGGAACCGCGTTGTATGA
- a CDS encoding aldehyde dehydrogenase family protein — MDFTPEGPQAIPLWINGRAFLTVADGFLDVTNPATGEAIRRVPLCGADEAVEAVAAARAAQPLWADMGMQARRVCLSRLAEALEGYAGHFAKLLQQETVLDDSAANAEVVAAVEALQSALVGDTGVVGLVLDPTRPLAAFAGAMAPLLMAGATLVVKPSPKAPSAIYALCELSARVEWPAGVLNLLQGDTAAVEGLCAATVDRLLYAGNPALGEQVGRIAAAAGTPFEMLGG, encoded by the coding sequence ATGGATTTCACTCCCGAAGGCCCGCAGGCCATTCCCCTCTGGATCAACGGCCGCGCCTTTCTGACCGTGGCCGATGGTTTCCTCGACGTGACCAATCCGGCAACCGGCGAGGCGATCCGCCGCGTGCCGCTGTGTGGTGCCGACGAGGCGGTCGAAGCCGTCGCTGCGGCGCGCGCCGCGCAGCCGCTGTGGGCCGACATGGGTATGCAGGCGCGCCGGGTTTGCCTGAGCCGCCTGGCCGAGGCACTGGAGGGCTATGCCGGGCATTTCGCCAAGCTGCTGCAACAGGAAACGGTACTCGATGACAGCGCGGCAAACGCGGAAGTCGTTGCGGCCGTCGAAGCGCTGCAGTCGGCTTTAGTCGGCGATACCGGCGTGGTCGGGCTGGTCCTCGATCCGACGCGGCCGCTGGCGGCCTTTGCCGGTGCCATGGCGCCCTTGCTGATGGCCGGGGCAACCCTGGTCGTCAAACCCAGTCCGAAGGCGCCGTCGGCGATCTATGCGCTGTGTGAGCTGTCGGCGCGCGTTGAGTGGCCTGCTGGCGTGCTCAACCTGCTCCAGGGCGATACGGCGGCAGTCGAAGGTCTGTGCGCGGCCACGGTCGATCGCCTGCTCTATGCCGGCAACCCGGCGCTGGGTGAGCAGGTCGGGCGGATCGCCGCCGCTGCCGGCACGCCGTTCGAGATGCTGGGTGGCTGA
- a CDS encoding LutB/LldF family L-lactate oxidation iron-sulfur protein, with amino-acid sequence MAGAKHSQAMFFQARAGEKIRNKVLQKALQKAKPLFVGKRAKAMAALPEDGFEFEALRSACVDIRNRVLGDLDVWLELFEEKAKATGAEVLWARDGDEICELVIDVARRHGVTKATKSKSMLSEEAHLNEALAAAGIRPVETDLGEYIIQLAGETPSHIIAPAVHKTIEEVEALFAEEHGRPLETRTSADIPAMTREAREVLRQHFLSAEMGITGANFLIAETGSAALVTNEGNGRMVTTLPRVHVVVTGIEKIVPTLDDFATLMRLLPRSATGQTISNYVSLLTGTKQPGDSDGPEKTVFILVDNGRANLLGSAYQEMLRCIRCGACMNHCPVYFSLGGHAYGWVYPGPMGSVLTPLYTGIENALDLPHASTGCNQCGTVCPVRIPLPGLMHRLREEQVERGLRPLGESFALKAWAWLAGKPRLYRWVVRRASRYLNWLADDSGRIRILGMAPGWTAGRDLSVPAGKTFHEQYAARKRA; translated from the coding sequence ATGGCCGGCGCCAAGCATTCGCAGGCGATGTTCTTCCAGGCGCGGGCTGGCGAGAAGATCCGCAACAAGGTGCTGCAGAAGGCCTTGCAGAAGGCCAAGCCGCTCTTCGTCGGCAAGCGCGCCAAGGCGATGGCTGCGCTGCCCGAGGACGGTTTCGAATTCGAGGCGCTGCGCAGCGCTTGCGTCGATATCCGCAACCGCGTGCTGGGCGATCTCGACGTCTGGCTGGAGCTGTTCGAGGAAAAGGCGAAGGCGACCGGCGCCGAGGTGCTCTGGGCGCGCGATGGCGACGAAATCTGTGAGCTGGTCATCGACGTGGCGCGCCGACATGGCGTGACCAAGGCGACCAAGTCGAAATCGATGCTCTCGGAAGAGGCGCATCTCAACGAGGCGCTCGCGGCGGCCGGTATCCGGCCGGTCGAGACCGACCTCGGCGAGTACATCATCCAGCTCGCCGGCGAAACGCCGTCGCATATCATCGCGCCGGCCGTGCACAAGACCATTGAAGAGGTCGAGGCATTATTTGCCGAGGAGCACGGTCGACCGCTGGAAACGCGTACTTCTGCCGATATCCCGGCGATGACGCGGGAAGCGCGCGAAGTGTTGCGCCAGCATTTCCTGAGTGCCGAGATGGGCATCACCGGCGCCAATTTCCTGATCGCCGAAACCGGCAGCGCGGCGCTGGTCACCAACGAGGGCAACGGCCGCATGGTGACGACGCTGCCGCGCGTGCATGTCGTGGTCACCGGCATCGAGAAGATCGTGCCGACGCTCGACGATTTCGCGACCCTGATGCGCCTGTTGCCGCGCTCGGCGACCGGGCAGACGATTTCCAACTATGTTTCGCTGTTGACCGGTACGAAACAGCCGGGCGACAGCGATGGCCCGGAAAAGACGGTCTTCATCCTGGTCGACAACGGTCGCGCCAATCTGCTTGGCTCGGCCTACCAGGAGATGCTGCGCTGCATCCGCTGCGGCGCCTGCATGAACCATTGTCCGGTCTATTTCTCGCTCGGTGGCCATGCCTACGGCTGGGTCTATCCCGGTCCGATGGGCTCGGTGCTGACGCCGCTGTACACCGGCATCGAAAACGCGCTCGATCTGCCGCATGCCTCGACCGGCTGCAACCAGTGCGGCACGGTGTGCCCGGTGCGCATCCCGCTGCCCGGCCTGATGCATCGCCTGCGCGAGGAACAGGTCGAACGCGGCCTGCGCCCGCTCGGCGAAAGTTTTGCGCTCAAAGCCTGGGCCTGGCTGGCCGGCAAACCGCGCCTTTACCGCTGGGTGGTGCGGCGCGCCTCGCGTTATCTCAACTGGCTGGCGGACGACAGCGGTCGCATCCGCATTTTGGGCATGGCGCCGGGGTGGACCGCCGGGCGCGATCTCAGTGTGCCGGCCGGCAAGACCTTCCACGAACAATACGCAGCAAGAAAGAGAGCTTGA